cttgtagctcaattgatGAGCATCTCCTTATGTTTTCACTGGATACATTCAGGGTTCAAATCCCTCTCCccaaactatcaaattatcaaaatggCATACAATGATAATAATGGTTCTGATATTGCACGTGTCATAAAAATGGGGTTTATGAATGTTGCAGCAAAGAACTTTGTTTTCCAGGATGTAGGGTCTCCGTGCTGAGATTGGTATGTAAAAGAACGGGGTTTAGTTTACTCTCAATCTTCGAGTTCACGGTTGAGGATGCTTATTAGTAGTGTTAGTTTTTGACTATGTTACGATGATGTAAAGTtgtaaactatatatatttaaatgaaaataatagtTATGATATTGCGTGGGCATTATAAAAATTGGGGTTTATGAATGTTGCAGCGAAGAACCTTGTTCTTGCTGGTGTGAAGTCTGTGACGTTGCATGATGATGGCGTTGTGGAGTTGTGGGATTTGTCTggaaatttcattttttctgaGGATGACGTGGGGAAGAATCGTGCCCTTGCGTCTGTCCAGAAATTGCAAGAGTTGAATAACGCAGTTGTCATTTCTACTTTGACAAGTGAATTGACTAAGGAACAACTTTCAGATTTTCAGGTAATGCATTTGAGTTATTTAAACACTTGTTGGTTAAGGAAATTGTGTATGAATGGGATGCTTAGCTTTCATTGCTAGTACCTCATGTCTGGAACGTTATAAAAAATGGTTTAGTGGTATGCGTTGATGCAGTAAAGAAAATTAAGTTAATATGTTAAGaaacaagaaaattataattaaaattgtagcattgattaataaaaaaatcatgccAAGAGAATTCACACCACATAATATGCTAACATTACAGAGTATGAAACTTGGTAAGACATTTGATTCATTATGGTCATAGCTTATTTCTCATAATATTATTCCATCCTTAGAGAGGTTGGACCTAAGTGTGATGGCAAGTGCCCTCTGTTCAATTGATGTATTGTGGGTACCTAAAAGCCACGTTTCCTAGATCCTGCAGAAGCAAGAACATTGAGCACTGGGTACAAATTCTTTTATTGTTCCATCCTTGGGTTGGtacctttaaaaaattaaaaccattcCTTACAGAATTATATGTGCATGTAGATGGATGGATGGTAGAAAGAGAGTTCAGCTAACATCGATAGGAATTAACCATTTTTTGACATATCCATCTTTCAGTCtttgttgtttcatttttcaatatGTATTATCTGTAACATAAGTCAACATAAAGTGTCTTGAAAATAAGGTCAATGAATTCAAAGAGGATTATAAACAAATAGAGTCAGTGACTTAATAGGCACTACTAAACTTGACCCAGCCCTGGTGAGAAAAATAACTTCTCTTGAACATATCTTTCTAGTTATGAGATGCAAACAGCAAGGGCAGGAGAGTTCAAACCAATTACACAGACATCATATGTATGAAACTACTACCACTAAGCTGCAAGTGGTAATGgcttcaacaacaacaacaacaaagctttagtcccaaatttttagGGTTGgttatggatcctcaacaaattagttAGGGTTGGGCACGTGGATAAATAGATTTAAAATTCTCCAATAAATAACTTTCATTGAATAAATGTTTAGAATACATGAACCATAGGCCAAACAATTGACTAGAACTGGTCAGGTATTTCCTTGGTCCTTGTCCGAGGTGATGTCTAGTctggttttaaaaactataaGTTCAATGATTCTTGGAGTCAATTACGTTGGAAATGACAGACCACAGTTAAAGAGGGGGAAATGTGGACATGTCAAGTAGTGTTTCAGCTCTTTCTAGATATTTATATCAGCCAGATAAATGTTCTAGCTTGTAAAATTTGCTTGTTATCTGTAGCATCTGAGATTATTCTTTCATCAGGTTAGTGCTACTTGTAATAGTTGTGTTAGTGTGTTTGCTTATGAGTATGTGAAATGAATTTATGTTTGTTCTTTAACTCCTAGATGGACGTAGCAgctgcatgtttttttttcaacattattTGCACAAAAAGTAATTCGAATCTTAAGAGAGATGTATGTGCTTTGATTCTGACAAATACTATGCCTGTCTTTGGCATTTGAATTTCTACAGGTGGTAGTTTTTACAGATATTAGCTTGAAGAAAGCAATTGAGTTTGATGATTACTGCCGTAATCATCAACCTCCAATTTCCTTTATAAAATCTGAAGTACGAGGCCTTTTCGGTAGCGTGTTTTGTGACTTTGGCCCTGAGTTTACGGTATTTGATGTGGATGGTGAGGATCCACATACAGGCATAATTGCGTCTATTAGCAATGACAACCCCGCTCTTGTATCCTGCGTTGATGATGAGAGGCTTGAGTTTCAGGATGGGGACCTGGTTGTGTTCTCTGAAGTCAATGGAATGACAGAACTAAATGATGGAAAGCCAAGGAAGGTTAAGAATGCAAGACCCTACTCGTTTGCCATTGAGGAGGACACCACACAGTATGCTGCATATGTGAGAGGTGGCATTGTCACACAGGTGAAGCAACCTAAGGTGTTAAACTTTAAGCCGTTGCAAGAAGCACTAAGGGATCCTGGTGATTTCCTTCTAAGTGACTTCTCCAAGTTTGATCGTCCACCCCTCCTTCACCTGGCATTTCAAGCTCttgataaatttatattggAGTTTGGACGCTTTCCAGTTGCTGGATCAGAGGATGATGCTCAGAAGTTCATTTCTCTGGTCATTGGCATCAATGATACCTTATCAGATGGGAGGCTTGAGGCAATTGACCAAAACCTTCTTCGTCATTTTGCATCTGGTGCTAGGGCTGTGCTGAATCCCATGGCTGCAATGTTTGGTGGTATTGTTGGACAGGAAGTTATGAAGGCTTGCTCTGGGAAGTTTCATCCTCTTTTCCAGGTCAGTCACATTAGTCGGGGATTGGTTCTGAGTGGATCTGGAAACTTGATAGATTGATAATTTGGTCTAGTTGAAGCTTAAGCTTTGTCTAGACTATGGATTGGGGTGCTCAACTGATTGAGTGAACTCCAGTGTTTTTTCTGCTGTCTTGAGTTTCCCATCAACtcaaatattatgaaattttatccAATGTTGTTGAAGTTCTGatattttatgtttcttttttggcaCAGTTTTTCTACTTCGACTCAGTTGAGTCCCTTCCCACGGAACCCTTGCATCCTAGTGATCTGAAACCCTTAAACAGTCGTTATGATGCACAAATTTCAGTGTTTGGATCCAAACTCCAGAAGAAACTTGAGGATGCAAaagtatttattgtgggatctGGTGCACTGGGGTGTGAGTTCTTGAAGAATTTAGCGCTGATGGGGGTTTCTTGTAATAAACAAGGGAAATTAACAATTACAGATGATGATGTTATTGAGAAAAGTAACCTCAGCAGGCAGTTTCTCTTCAGGGACTGGAACATTGGGCAGGCTAAGTCAACAGTCGCTGCTTCAGCTGCTGGTTTGATAAACCCTTGCCTCAACATTGAAGCACTGCAGAACCGCGCAGCCCCTGAGACAGAGAATGTATTTGATGACACATTCTGGGAAAACCTGAATGTTGTAATCAATGCTCTGGACAATGTGAATGCTAGGCTTTACATTGATCAGAGATGCTTATATTTCCAGAAGCCATTATTGGAATCAGGGACCCTAGGTACCAAGTGCAACACTCAGATGGTTATTCCTCACCTTACCGAAAATTATGGTGCCTCTCGAGATCCACCTGAAAAGCAAGCACCCATGTGCACAGTTCATTCATTCCCTCACAATATTGACCACTGCTTGACATGGGCTCGATCTGAGTTTGAGGGTTTGCTTGAGAAGACACCAGCTGAAGTGAATGCTTATCTAATCAACCCAAATGAATACACATCTGCAATGAAGAATGCTGGCGATGCTCAGGCCAGGGACAACTTGGAACGTGTTCTTGAATGCCTTGACAAGGAGAAATGTGAAGCATTCCAAGATTGCATAGAATGGGCTCGTCTGAagtacttattttatttaataattacatTTATTTAGTTTACAATATAGGATCACATCTTTAACTCAGTGTCTAATGGCTTGTATTAACGGAACCAGGTTCGAAGATTACTTTGCCAACCGTGTGAAGCAGTTAACATACACTTTTCCCGAGGATGCTACAACCAGTAATGGGACACCATTCTGGTCTGCTCCCAAGCGCTTTCCTCGCCCACTGCAGTTCTCAGTTGATGATCTCAGTCACCTCTATTTTATTATGGCAGCATCGGTACTACGTGCAGAGACATTTGGCATCCCAATTCCTGATTGGGTCAAGTCCCCTAGCAAGATGGCTGATGCTGTTAACAAAGTGATAGTCCCTGATTTCCAGCCCAGGAAAGGCGTTAAAATTGAGACAGATGAAAAAGCTAACACCCTTTCCGCTTCATCAATTGATGATGCTGCTGTTATTGATGAGTTGATCATGAAGTTAGAAGAATGCCAGAATCAGTTGCCCCAAGGTTTCAAGATGAATCCAATTCAGTTTGAGAAGGTTAGTCTCCTGTTTTCTCTTCTTATTCTCTCATCTGTACACTTTCCCTTTTCCCTCCTGGAGGTGTTTAGAATGCTGATTTGTAGTAAATCGTTTTGGACTTTACTATCATGTGTtacaattcttatatatatatagtcatttGTTACAGTTAGCTctaaataattgatttttatgttgTGGCCTTTTCACCTTCTTCTGGAGGTTCATTTttatggtgggttgggtcattTGTTTGGTTATGGATGAAAAGAGGTAGCTTTTACCTTTCAAATCTTCACAAATTTAGGTCAAGGTCTTTTGAGTGTTCTTTAAAATTGTATCCATGAGTGGCCTATGAGAAGATTGTGCACCAAGCAAGGTGCTGGTTCACATGATGATAGGGGCCTTTTGCCAAACCATTTTTAAAGGTCTCCAAAATCAGGAAATGGACTTTTACATTCTTCAACATTGTTCATAAATAGGTCGCTATGTTTAGACTTGTTCATCCCACACTAGTGTTGCTTCTGAAATCGTACGACACTGACACCATGGTTATTCTTATAGAATTCACTCCATACATGAGACAATCTCATTTCAGTATGTGTTTCATTTGGAATTTCAAATACTGAATTCTGTTAATTGGTGTTAAGTTAGATTCTATGTTAGAATCATGCATCTACCATTTTTATAAGTATTGGCCTGAAGGGGAGGGAGAAGTTTTGAGTGCACTTAAACATATTTTCTAGATGGCCGACCATGACTAGTTTGTTAAGGATCCATAGCTGATTCCAaatttttgggactaaggcttttttttaacttattttctttatgcTCAGGATGATGACACAAACTATCATATGGACCTAATAGCTGGACTTGCGAACATGAGGGCAAGGAATTATGGTATCCCTGAAGTTGATAAGCTTAAGGCCAAGTTCATTGCAGGGAGGATCATCCCGGCAATTGCAACCGCCACTGCCATGGCGACAGGTCTTGTCTGCTTGGAGCTGTACAAGGTTATAGATGGAGGGCATAAATTAGAGGATTACCGAAACACCTTTGCGAACTTAGCTCTCCCTCTTTTCTCAATAGCTGAGCCAGTTCCTCCTAAATTGATTAAGCACAAGGACTTGAACTGGACTGTGTGGGACAGATGGATTTTGAAGGACAATCCAACATTGAGGGAGCTTCTTCAATGGCTGAAAGACAAGGACTTGAATGCTTACAGCATCTCTTATGGGAGTTGCCTACTTTATAATAGCATCTTCCCAAAGCATCGAGAGCGCATGGATAAGAAGTTAGTGGATTTGGCTAGGGAAGTGGCCAAGGCAGATCTACCTCCATATCGACGTCACCTTGATGTGGTAGTGGCTTGTGAGGATGACGATGACAATGATATCGATATCCCTCAGGTTTCGGTTTACTTCAGGTAGGCAttttgacagtaaaaaaaagaaaagaaagaaaagaaaagagaatgcTGTCTTAGGATGGGACCCTATCTTAATTAGAACTCCAGTTTAACGCATGGGATGTATGTTATAGTAACTCCTTTTCTGCACATATACCGATGGTGTTAAGTATCGATTATTGTTCAATACCAATATTACCAATATTGGTGTTGCTTTGCTTTTTAGGTTGAGCCATGGTTTTGTGGTTGATTCCTTGTGTCATTAATCTAACTGGAAAGATTGATTTTCGAGAGGAGGGTAGACCAGAAAACGAGTTTGAGTAATAGTTTTCTAAATGCATTAGTGGGACATTCTTTCTAATCTTGTGGTTGGGTGTCTGGATTGTTACAGTTAATTAGACGCCATGTACTGGGCCAATGGCATGGCAATCGATCTAGAAAAACAAGGGCAGGGAAAaacaacataaagaaaaaacaaattgcaAATTTGATCTGGGATCTCATTCAAATTAGCGACTTTCATGAGATAGAAAAATAATTGCAATTTCTCTCTGATATCCAATCAAATTGGCGAGTTTCATGAGATGCATGGTGCTTTCAAAGAATAATGGGATGGACTAGTCATGGCCTCATGGGATTGCAAGTGATACTTTCTGCTCTGGAGGTCATGTTTTATGCCAATTAGGGATTGACCTGGGGAATTTAATTCCCTAGTTATTGTTAGAATCTTggttaaatgataaaattcataattttctaatattttaaatttttgggacaATTAGTAATTCAACAAGGTATTAGagcatttaaaatgttaaatttttcaCTTATTGAGTCTCACTTATTAAAGGGAGTTTGGGCTCGTACATGAGGGAGAACATTAAAATTGTTGTGAGTGTTAGAATTGtgattaaataataattataatatttctaCGTGAATGTGATTCctgtttttattgctttatctTGTTCCTGACTATGTTTACCGCTTGGTACGAATTCTCTCAAGACTGCCTTATCCAATTACTTATTAGTATCAAGCATTTGGGGCAGAATACTTGCCCCATTTctggatttattttttgctcAGAAAACATTTGTACAAGAGCTCATGCTTGAAATGTGATCCCATTTAAGCCGCGATAATGaccattttctcttctttaatcATTTCATATTCCATAAATATTGCACTATGATAACAATGAACCAAATAAAGACAATGGTTGAATGATTATAAAGGACTATTCATAGGGGTGGTGGCAATCAACTTATTGGTCGCTCGCCAGCCAATCTCTCAATGGAGGCAAGTTAAATCAGTGGGTTCCTGAATTAAATTCTTGCTATTGGAACCAATATAAATTCATGTGCAAGTAATGCAAAGTGGGAGCAATGTTACTTGACTTCTAAGTTTTAAGACAATGACTTAGGAGTTGGGACAACTAAGTAAAACATAATAGTGATAGCAACTGTATGTAATGCAACTCTCGGAACATGGTATAATATTAATATGTCAGTTAACCaatattctttttttgctgTATTGGCTTAAATAATCTTATACAATTACAATTATACAGactggaggagaaaaaaaaagactgtcTTTAAGTGTCTTCTCCTTAGCTATGGTTTGTCCAGGTTGAAACTCTTACTATTGTATTTCGTTTCCATTCTAAGACCATCTCATTTCCAATCTGCCCCTCAATCCTTATCCCATATTTATTTTCCCCTTCTTCCACCATTTCTCTTGCTTCCATGAATATTTCTTTGCTCAGTCGCCTACCCATCAGCCCGAGCCCTGCCTCAAGATGACAACCCCCaccacaaccccccccccccccccccctttatcTCCTTCCATCTTTGGAACCAAGCAAGAGAAGATATATAAGGTGCTACAAAGAGGCATTCCAGGGCTATTCTTGCTTCTGTAAAATGAAGTGGCAAATTCATTTCCAAAGATTCTAACAAGGCTTTGTAATGCACCAAATATCCCTCAAAGAAAGACCCAAAATCTGAGCAATTTTTCAGTTATAATACCCTTGTGAATAGTACTACAATTGACAGAATTAGCTATCAATTCCTTAGCCAACCTTAGAAACTCCATGACAAGGCTTCTACTTCTACCCCTCCCCATGTGTGGAAGCCCGACCATGCAATTAAAGACCAACCATTCTCTCCTTCCACCCCCTTTCGTCTTTAGTTCACTTACTAAATCATCAATTCCCATCTCTTCCACTTTCAACTTTAGGCCAAAAGCTCTTGCTTGATCATAGAGCCGCCTTTTTGTCTCCTCAAACCTCCACAATGGAGCATCATTACAATCCTCCTCTTCCCATCTCATTGATGTcaattttaatgttttgtgCTGGTGTGCAATGGCCTCAATCATTGGAGGCCATTGAACACCTTCTCCCATGTCAAAGTCCACTATGTGTATTGTCTCTGCATCATCTGGAATAGCTTCAAGAATCGCAGAGTTTGCAGCAAAGTGAGCAAACTTCCCATCAGGTAAGGCTTGGTAGAGTGCCTGAAATGCAGCCTTGAAGTTCTTCGAGGACtcttgtttcaaattttcaGCTTGATTAATCTCACTGTCTTGAGATAAATAGAAAGCAAGGCGCTCCAATGTTTTGCCAACTGGACTACCTTTCTCACTGACGCGTCTCAAATTAACTTGCCCAAGCTCTCTTTGATCCTTCTCCAAGGCTTCCCCATAAGCCTTAAGTAGATGAAAAAGGCCCAATTGGTTATCTATTTCCATGTCTTCTCCTAGCAATGTTAGAGATGATTGAACAGACATTACATCTGTTAATACTGATTCAGAATTCATGGACTGGCTAGGACTGAAACTACCTTCTCCTTCACTAGGCAAGGGTTGCAAAGGGAAAATTCCTCCATTAAAATAAGGGTCTTGTCCAGGGAACAAAATTCCCACTTCTGTGAGGGAAATGTCTTCCAAACCTCCATACATACTCTCTATCTCATCATTCAAAAAGATTTGCTGGGAAACATCATAAATGGGACATGGGATTGAAGAAAATTCAGATTCCTCAGTTGTGGGAACCTGGGTGGTGAAACCTGGAGTGAAGGAAGCTCCGAATTGTCCTCTGTTGTGGTGAAGAGTGTAGGGAACTGATCAAAGTACAGAAATCAACAAGAGCATCCATGTTGAAGTCATGGTGTTCAATCTGGTCAAAGATTGAATCCATGGTTAGCTCAGGCTGAAACATCTTTCTGATTATTTCTACAGGCTAATTAAGGGAACTTTGTGTTGGGATTAGTTTAGTTTTATGGCAAGCCTAAAcatataaatgtatatatatatagaagttgAACAATGTATAGACTATAGATaggttaataaaaaataattggtgAAAACAGAATATAAAAAGGTACCAAATGGTCCTAACCCCTATGATTCTTTTCTTGCAAGGTTCCCATCTGAACTCTAATTCTTTTCTTGGCAGCTTCTTGGTTGGAGCTGGCTTATGTTGCCTCATGCATACAATCACTATTTTCAGCCATATCTTATTCATGAGATTCATTGAATAAATTAAACTTTCACGTCATTTCATTGTAATTTCCTTTCATTCCCTAAGAAATTTAACattatgtattaaaaatttacgaattttattataaaaaatttataaattaccGTGGTAATTAACGTGATTGgaactttatcaattatattattataaataagttcagtaatttttttttatatgttgcattttttaaaagatgttatatttatttgtaaaatcTATACATCgaaatttataatatccctaatatattttatatattttttattttaaaaatgatatgtCTATCAATTTGGTCTTCTACGTGACAAAAGTTTTCAGTGGTAGAAAAAGACTAACCCCTCGCGACCCGTTAATTCAATTACATTTAGTtgtgtaaatattatttaaaaaataaaaataattcaatcaaAATTGACCTCTAGTTAGCTGGTTTTGTGGTCAAAagtaatattttctatttagaAAGGGACAAACATAAAGAGTTCATAAACTTtcatgaaacttttttttttttttttttttggtgagaaaccTCCCTTCTTAGGAAGGgagaaaataacataattacTGCAAATCTTTTAcaacaaaactgaaaatatttggAGGCacttcctccatccaaactcttaaaagaaaagaaaacctagcaTCCCTAGCTAGCGCATGGGCTACATGATTGCCCTGTCGCCTTACATGGATGATAGAGGAGGACTGAAAATACCCCTTTATAGATATAAAATCTTTTACTAAGTTGCCTGTCAAATGCATTTGATGCCGACCTCGACTGCAAGCATTTCACCACTAACTCCGCATCCCCTTCAAAACAAACCCGACTAAAGCCAAGTTCCCTTGCAAACAGAGCTGCTCCTCGTGCCGCCATCATCTCGAGGACCTCAACTATTGCTGGCAGCCTAACCTTTTCCGACAATGCCGCCAACACCTGCCCTTCACTGTCGTGTAGCACCACCCCGATACCGGCTTCCTGCTCCTCCCCGAATACCGCCCCATCAAAGTTAGCTTTAATGGAGTTCTCCGCCGAGGGCTGCCATCGCACTAGGCCAACTTGCTTCTTTGCAACTCGCCTCTGTTTTCCTTGCTGAAACTCAGCCAACAGGGATGAGGCTAACTGAGTGATTTTCGAACATGGCTGAGTAGCTTCATTTGAGCGCAACTTGTTTCTTCGCATCCAAATAAGCCAAGCCGACATCACAAACACCTCCATATTTTTACCTTCAGCCTTCATAATACTCACGAGGTCCCACATATTCTTCATAGTTAGGTACTTATTCCTCACATCAGCATAGGAATACTCCCACACCTCACGGACCTGCACACAGTCCCAAATGGCATggacctcttttttttttttttttttttttttttttttttttttttttttttttttttttttttttttttttttttttttttttttttttttttttttttccagattttcctTTGTTGGAAGCGCTCTTGAGCAAGCCTGCCAAATGAACACCTTCACCTTGTTAGGAACCTTCAAGTGCCAGATGAATTTCCAAAAACTTCTTACCCCATCAAAGTCGGAGCTAGAAGGCAGTGAGCTCATTTCCTTTTCGCACAGCAGTTGGTAACCTGTTTTGACTGAGTATGACCCCGACCTGCACCTTGGCCATGATAAGCAGTCATCTTGGTCCGTAACACACAAAGGAATGCTCTTAATTCTTTGAGCTTCAAAGGGCAGAAAAAGGTCATCCATAAGCTGCTCATTCCAACCTCCTCCCATCGGCTCTAGCAGATTTGCAACTACCCAATTTTTCGCCTCCTCAATTTTTGGTGAAACAACACAAGCCGAAGCCTCCCCAGGCAGCCACCTATCATTGTAGATATTGATCTTTGTGCCATTCCCCACTCGCCATAGCAAGCCTGATTGGACAAGCTTACTAGCCTTAACAATGCTTTGCCACACATACAACCCCGAAACTACCTTTGCATCGAAAATTGACCCACTTGGGAAGTACTTGGCACTAAAAACCCGGTAAAAGAGGGAAGAGTGATCTACTAATAGCCTCCACACTTGCTTTGCGAGCATAGCCTCattaaatttttccaaatcCTTGAAGCCCATACCTCCTAATGCCTTTGGTTTGCACAAAGTTTCCCAATTCTTCCAATGAATCTTacgttggtttccccattgaccccaccaaaatttcctaatCATCATCTCAATATTGTTTAGAAGTTCGGATGGGAGTTTGAAGCAACCCATCGCAAAGGTGGGTATAGCTTGAACTACCGCTTTTAGGAGCACCTCCTTACCCGCTTGAGAAAGGAATTTTTCCTTCTGACCTTGAAGCTTATTCCAAACTCTCTCTTTGATGAAATTGAGGCTCGCCTTTTTATTTCTCCCAACAACCGCCGGAAGACCAAGATACTTCTCATATTCCTTCACTTCGCTTAATCCCAAAGCTTCGATTATCTCAAGCTTCTTCTCCTCTGAAGTAGCCTTACTAAAGAACACGGTGGTTTTTTCTCTATTAAGCTTTTGACCGGAGGCTTTCTCATACAACACCAAAATACCTTGAATAACATCCAAATCACCCTTATTTGCTCGGCAAAATAGTAGAGTGTCGTCGGCAAAGAATAAATGAGAAATCTTTGGGCCATTTTTGCATAGTGAGAATCCCTTAATGGCTTCGGACTTGGCTGCCTATTGCAATTGGCAATTTAAAGCTTCAGAACAAATTAAGAATAGGTAAGGAGAGAGAGGATCTCCTTGCCTAATACCCCTAGTTGGCCGGATATCACCCTTAGGAACTCCATTCATTAGGATTGAGTAGGACGCCGAAGTTATGCAACTCATTATCAAAGCCACCCAACTTGCATTAAAGCCCATCTTCAACATTGTTGCCTCCAAGAAATtccactccaccctatcataagcCTTACTCATGTCGAGCTTCAAGGCCATGAAACCccctttttttgatttttggttctTCATGTGATGTAAAGTCTCAAAAGCTACAAGTATGTTATCGGATATTGCCTTGTCCGATTGGAAGGCACTTTGAGATTCCGAAATAATCTCTGGTAACACCCTTTTAAGCCTATTTGCTATCACCTTTGATACaagcttataaattatattacataAAGAAATAGGACGATATTCAGAGACTTTTGTAGGACTTTTTACCTTTGGGATAAGGGTGATGAAAGTTCGGTTTATGGATGAAGGGATAACACCCGAGGTGAGGCAGCTCAACACCGCTTCAGTCACATCTTCACCCACTGACGACtaataatgctggaaaaagagGGGGGGGAGACCATCCGGTCCCGGAGCCTTCAAAGGGGCCATTTGATTCAGGGCCGTGATCACTTCTTCCTTGGAGAACTCGCCCAAGAGCACATTATTCATCTCCTTAGTTACCGAACAAGGCATATCCGCCACGACTTCCTCCATCCTACTCGGAATAGAAGAGATAAAAAGGAGTTGGTAATAACTTACCAATGTTTGAGAAATCCCCTCCTCATCCGTGCACATCTCCCCCATAGAATCCTTAATG
The DNA window shown above is from Quercus lobata isolate SW786 chromosome 7, ValleyOak3.0 Primary Assembly, whole genome shotgun sequence and carries:
- the LOC115951269 gene encoding nodulation-signaling pathway 2 protein-like encodes the protein MYGGLEDISLTEVGILFPGQDPYFNGGIFPLQPLPSEGEGSFSPSQSMNSESVLTDVMSVQSSLTLLGEDMEIDNQLGLFHLLKAYGEALEKDQRELGQVNLRRVSEKGSPVGKTLERLAFYLSQDSEINQAENLKQESSKNFKAAFQALYQALPDGKFAHFAANSAILEAIPDDAETIHIVDFDMGEGVQWPPMIEAIAHQHKTLKLTSMRWEEEDCNDAPLWRFEETKRRLYDQARAFGLKLKVEEMGIDDLVSELKTKGGGRREWLVFNCMVGLPHMGRGRSRSLVMEFLRLAKELIANSVNCSTIHKGIITEKLLRFWVFL
- the LOC115952479 gene encoding ubiquitin-activating enzyme E1 1-like — encoded protein: MLPRKRGVGGEVETKQEGEGEGVETTTSHQIISIETTLTKKHCAVAATTTTTTTTTTERNNTKGNDDDNNNNNNNKAINESGDTSASAPDEPSIMALGNGASTDIDEDLHSRQLAVYGRETMRRLFASNVLVSGMQGLGAEIAKNLVLAGVKSVTLHDDGVVELWDLSGNFIFSEDDVGKNRALASVQKLQELNNAVVISTLTSELTKEQLSDFQVVVFTDISLKKAIEFDDYCRNHQPPISFIKSEVRGLFGSVFCDFGPEFTVFDVDGEDPHTGIIASISNDNPALVSCVDDERLEFQDGDLVVFSEVNGMTELNDGKPRKVKNARPYSFAIEEDTTQYAAYVRGGIVTQVKQPKVLNFKPLQEALRDPGDFLLSDFSKFDRPPLLHLAFQALDKFILEFGRFPVAGSEDDAQKFISLVIGINDTLSDGRLEAIDQNLLRHFASGARAVLNPMAAMFGGIVGQEVMKACSGKFHPLFQFFYFDSVESLPTEPLHPSDLKPLNSRYDAQISVFGSKLQKKLEDAKVFIVGSGALGCEFLKNLALMGVSCNKQGKLTITDDDVIEKSNLSRQFLFRDWNIGQAKSTVAASAAGLINPCLNIEALQNRAAPETENVFDDTFWENLNVVINALDNVNARLYIDQRCLYFQKPLLESGTLGTKCNTQMVIPHLTENYGASRDPPEKQAPMCTVHSFPHNIDHCLTWARSEFEGLLEKTPAEVNAYLINPNEYTSAMKNAGDAQARDNLERVLECLDKEKCEAFQDCIEWARLKFEDYFANRVKQLTYTFPEDATTSNGTPFWSAPKRFPRPLQFSVDDLSHLYFIMAASVLRAETFGIPIPDWVKSPSKMADAVNKVIVPDFQPRKGVKIETDEKANTLSASSIDDAAVIDELIMKLEECQNQLPQGFKMNPIQFEKDDDTNYHMDLIAGLANMRARNYGIPEVDKLKAKFIAGRIIPAIATATAMATGLVCLELYKVIDGGHKLEDYRNTFANLALPLFSIAEPVPPKLIKHKDLNWTVWDRWILKDNPTLRELLQWLKDKDLNAYSISYGSCLLYNSIFPKHRERMDKKLVDLAREVAKADLPPYRRHLDVVVACEDDDDNDIDIPQVSVYFR